The Leifsonia williamsii genome includes a region encoding these proteins:
- a CDS encoding PulJ/GspJ family protein produces MRLLARLRREQAGLTLIELLIAMALTALIATLGTWMFVAGTHSVSLAQSIDGGTRQASNGMNQAARMLRAATPNPLTNPTPGGQQAEPAILAATDNSVAFYAYVNLTGAESPVMAQFSVDTNGRLIEQQWNPTSAVAGVNGHWAFPNRLTAAPAVKRALCNSIPSGAVVFRYFDKAGGPLLPAALITDTQRATIASIQVTITIQPTGAATAVTLTNTISMANVGTGS; encoded by the coding sequence ATGCGCCTCCTCGCCCGTCTGCGGCGCGAGCAGGCCGGTCTCACCCTCATCGAACTGCTGATCGCCATGGCGCTCACCGCCCTGATCGCGACCCTCGGCACATGGATGTTCGTCGCCGGCACCCACAGCGTGAGCCTCGCGCAGTCCATCGACGGCGGCACTCGGCAGGCATCGAACGGGATGAACCAGGCCGCGCGCATGCTCCGCGCGGCCACGCCGAACCCGCTGACCAACCCGACGCCCGGCGGCCAGCAGGCCGAGCCCGCGATCCTCGCCGCGACGGACAACAGCGTCGCGTTCTACGCCTACGTCAACCTGACCGGAGCCGAGAGCCCGGTCATGGCCCAGTTCTCGGTCGACACGAACGGGCGGCTGATCGAGCAGCAGTGGAATCCGACATCGGCTGTCGCCGGGGTGAACGGGCACTGGGCGTTCCCGAACCGCCTCACAGCGGCTCCGGCCGTGAAGCGCGCGCTGTGCAACTCCATCCCGAGTGGCGCCGTCGTCTTCCGCTACTTCGACAAGGCGGGGGGCCCGCTGCTCCCCGCCGCGCTGATCACCGACACGCAGCGGGCGACGATCGCCTCCATCCAGGTCACCATCACGATCCAGCCGACGGGGGCCGCCACTGCGGTCACGCTCACGAACACGATCAGCATGGCCAACGTCGGAACGGGGTCGTGA
- a CDS encoding prepilin-type N-terminal cleavage/methylation domain-containing protein, whose product MNRLNRLLRPAAADRGFTLIEVLIAMMVFAIVAVLVAYSLTLSMTLTRSSRAAEVAANLAAQQIDIARSQTDVFAVKSGEVTQDLDGTRYTITKSVGWVTSTGAASDCGGPGILQNKTFNVSVKWTGMRPNTAPVQASTLIAPAGPINDPSSGTIIVHVTRADGSAAAGIPVSAVPDTSISPNSATTITPGPVATDADGCSYVLKVVPGSYVVTIGASGDNRLTPAQATQPATKVPVYENQSAVVELQYDTRATPAITLAPGAPLGVYFPRNLPLTLKPTGDPTLTTVSVTGGTASSPAYKASTALFPAVSGYDIIAGAFVAAGSPQPACDSVDPLQWSTPNASGNVGQRAHVTTEPGSANPVTVPMALITLSTSGGLGGKWVRAISAAGNAASGDPGCDTGMTLKFAQLSSSGNSLTLALPYGSWKLVVASNDTTTTTTDLTSSAITLPAGSPAWTSSTIFTLDPRQP is encoded by the coding sequence GTGAACCGCCTGAACCGCCTTCTCCGCCCCGCAGCCGCCGACCGGGGCTTCACCCTCATCGAGGTCCTGATCGCGATGATGGTGTTCGCCATCGTCGCCGTCCTCGTCGCGTACTCGCTGACGCTGTCGATGACCCTGACCCGCTCCTCCCGCGCCGCCGAGGTGGCCGCGAACCTGGCCGCACAGCAGATCGACATCGCGCGGTCGCAGACCGACGTCTTCGCCGTCAAGAGCGGCGAGGTGACCCAGGACCTCGACGGCACGCGGTACACGATCACCAAGTCCGTCGGCTGGGTCACCAGCACCGGTGCGGCCAGCGACTGCGGCGGCCCGGGCATCCTGCAGAACAAGACCTTCAACGTCTCCGTCAAGTGGACCGGCATGCGGCCGAACACCGCGCCCGTGCAGGCGAGCACCCTGATCGCTCCCGCCGGTCCGATCAACGACCCCTCCTCCGGCACGATCATCGTGCACGTGACGCGCGCCGACGGCAGTGCGGCGGCCGGCATCCCCGTCTCCGCGGTGCCCGACACCTCCATCTCGCCCAACTCGGCGACCACCATCACGCCGGGCCCGGTGGCGACCGACGCCGATGGCTGCAGCTACGTGCTGAAGGTGGTGCCCGGCTCGTACGTCGTCACCATCGGCGCCTCCGGCGACAACCGCCTGACGCCCGCCCAGGCGACCCAGCCGGCGACGAAGGTCCCGGTCTACGAGAACCAGTCGGCCGTCGTTGAGCTGCAGTACGACACGCGTGCCACCCCCGCGATCACACTGGCGCCCGGCGCCCCGCTCGGTGTGTACTTTCCGCGCAACCTGCCACTGACGCTCAAGCCGACCGGCGACCCGACCCTCACGACGGTTTCGGTGACCGGCGGCACAGCGTCGTCGCCCGCGTACAAGGCGAGCACGGCCCTCTTCCCGGCGGTCTCCGGCTACGACATCATCGCCGGAGCGTTCGTCGCCGCGGGCAGTCCGCAGCCGGCGTGCGACTCCGTCGACCCGCTGCAGTGGTCGACGCCCAACGCGAGTGGCAACGTCGGCCAGCGGGCGCATGTCACCACCGAACCCGGGTCTGCCAACCCGGTGACGGTACCGATGGCGCTGATCACGCTCTCGACCAGCGGCGGCCTCGGCGGCAAGTGGGTGCGCGCGATCAGCGCTGCGGGCAACGCCGCCAGCGGCGACCCGGGCTGCGACACGGGGATGACCCTCAAGTTCGCCCAGCTCTCCAGCAGCGGCAACTCCCTCACCCTGGCGCTGCCCTACGGAAGCTGGAAGCTCGTCGTCGCGAGCAACGACACCACCACGACGACGACCGACCTCACCTCCAGCGCCATCACCCTTCCCGCCGGCAGCCCGGCGTGGACGAGCTCCACGATCTTCACCCTCGATCCGAGGCAGCCGTGA
- a CDS encoding type IV pilin protein → MYFRLMGKLNARRKGLLEDDEKGFTLIELLVVVIIIGILAAIAIPIYIGVQNNAKDASVKSDLTNVKTAIVAYYTDKGSSATAPSLTDGTLDDYGATKGADVKGNIAPSGTISATSFCVEATSTADHTFHITESEGAKDGDCTP, encoded by the coding sequence ATGTACTTCCGACTGATGGGCAAGCTGAACGCTCGCCGCAAGGGCCTGCTCGAGGACGACGAGAAGGGCTTCACCCTGATCGAGCTCCTCGTCGTCGTGATCATCATCGGCATCCTCGCCGCCATCGCCATCCCGATCTACATCGGGGTGCAGAACAACGCGAAGGACGCGTCGGTGAAGTCCGACCTGACCAACGTGAAGACGGCCATCGTCGCTTACTACACGGACAAGGGTTCGAGTGCGACGGCGCCTTCCCTGACGGATGGCACACTCGACGACTACGGCGCGACGAAGGGCGCGGACGTCAAGGGCAACATTGCCCCCAGCGGCACGATCTCCGCCACGAGCTTCTGCGTGGAGGCGACCAGCACCGCCGACCACACGTTCCACATCACGGAGTCTGAGGGTGCGAAGGACGGAGACTGCACCCCGTAA
- a CDS encoding type II secretion system F family protein yields MPVTTPYAYKGRDAAGKIVKGRVDASSEAAVASRLRTMGLSPVSITEAAEGTGLNREIRLSTGSGVKLKELAVMSRQMATMISSGLSLLRTLNIIAEQNGNKKFQAVLADVRDQVESGVAVSDAMRRHAQVFPPLMVNMVRAGETGGFLDGALEAVAENFEKEVKLRSAIKSAMTYPVIVLCMTVIGVAAMLLFVVPIFEKMFTGLGKELPLPTMILVHLSHAMVFVVPVVAVLGIVFALWWPRHKNDEAVRRRLDPFKLRMPIFGSLLKRIAIARFSRNFSNMISAGVPILQALRIVGETSGNWVLQQALVEVAEGVRQGESIASPLSRQTVFPPMVTQMVAVGEDAGSLETMLDKIADFYEQEVEATTEQLTSLIEPVMIAFLGVVIGGMVVALYLPIFGIASAVGG; encoded by the coding sequence ATGCCGGTCACCACTCCGTACGCGTACAAGGGCCGCGACGCCGCCGGCAAGATCGTCAAGGGGAGGGTGGACGCCTCCAGCGAGGCCGCCGTCGCCTCCCGCCTGCGCACGATGGGCCTGTCGCCGGTGTCCATCACCGAGGCGGCGGAGGGCACGGGCCTCAACCGCGAGATCCGGCTCTCCACCGGCTCGGGCGTCAAGCTCAAGGAGTTGGCGGTCATGAGCAGGCAGATGGCGACGATGATCTCGTCGGGCCTGTCGCTCCTCCGGACGCTCAACATCATCGCCGAGCAGAACGGCAACAAGAAGTTCCAGGCCGTGCTCGCCGACGTGCGCGACCAGGTCGAGAGCGGCGTCGCCGTGTCGGACGCCATGCGGAGGCACGCGCAGGTGTTCCCTCCGCTCATGGTCAACATGGTGCGCGCGGGCGAGACCGGCGGCTTCCTCGACGGTGCGCTGGAGGCGGTGGCCGAGAACTTCGAGAAGGAGGTCAAGCTCCGCTCGGCGATCAAGTCGGCCATGACGTACCCGGTGATCGTGCTGTGCATGACGGTCATCGGCGTCGCCGCGATGCTGCTGTTCGTCGTGCCGATCTTCGAGAAGATGTTCACCGGGCTCGGCAAGGAGCTGCCGCTCCCGACGATGATCCTGGTGCACCTCTCGCACGCCATGGTGTTCGTCGTGCCGGTCGTCGCCGTGCTCGGGATCGTCTTCGCGCTCTGGTGGCCGCGGCACAAGAACGACGAGGCCGTGCGAAGGCGACTCGATCCCTTCAAGCTCCGCATGCCCATCTTCGGCTCGCTGCTGAAACGCATCGCCATCGCGCGGTTCAGCCGCAACTTCTCGAACATGATCTCGGCGGGCGTGCCGATCCTGCAGGCGCTGCGGATCGTGGGAGAGACGAGCGGCAACTGGGTGCTGCAACAGGCGCTCGTGGAGGTCGCGGAGGGCGTGCGGCAGGGCGAGTCGATCGCCTCCCCGCTGAGCAGACAGACCGTGTTCCCGCCCATGGTGACGCAGATGGTCGCCGTCGGCGAGGACGCCGGCTCGCTCGAGACCATGCTCGACAAGATCGCGGACTTCTACGAGCAGGAGGTCGAGGCGACGACCGAGCAGCTCACGTCGCTGATCGAGCCGGTCATGATCGCGTTCCTCGGCGTCGTCATCGGCGGCATGGTCGTCGCGCTCTACCTGCCCATCTTCGGGATCGCGTCGGCGGTCGGAGGCTGA
- a CDS encoding PilT/PilU family type 4a pilus ATPase: MANHEESWGGFPPPVAKPVYEIPVVPPGAWSLDQGPEPYAPPEQFAPPEQFAPPEQYASPEPYSPSEPYAPRLIPAGRRAAAPAPESPDDDVPRRTAEPEIDERLTAPEREALAKADRDLVAALHEVVYQRASDLHITVGAPPMVRVDGGLRPAASIESWNHERTREALMSLLTDPQRERFEREHELDFAFTISANARFRVNLYQQRGSYGGAFRLIPTEIKQLAELGVPDAVGMFSTLPRGLVLVTGPTGSGKSTTLAALIDLVNSSRADHIVTVEDPIEFMHVHKKSIVNQREVGHDTHSFNNALKHVLRQDPDVILIGELRDLETISVALTAAETGHLVFATLHTQDAPQTIDRVIDVFPPHQQDQVRAQLAGTLQGVVSQTLIKRASGRGRVVATEILVMSPAIANVIREGKTYQIASMMQAGRESGMRTMDQHLAELVNAGVITRRAAMEKAHDKEGIARLIQRVESPTEASAAAIAASGPDFGDSYSGTVG; the protein is encoded by the coding sequence ATGGCGAATCACGAGGAGAGCTGGGGCGGGTTCCCGCCGCCGGTCGCGAAGCCGGTGTACGAGATCCCGGTGGTGCCGCCGGGGGCGTGGTCGCTGGACCAGGGGCCGGAGCCGTATGCGCCGCCGGAGCAGTTCGCGCCGCCGGAGCAGTTCGCGCCGCCGGAGCAGTACGCCTCACCAGAGCCGTACTCGCCGTCCGAGCCGTACGCGCCGCGGCTCATCCCCGCCGGCCGTCGCGCCGCGGCTCCCGCCCCCGAGTCGCCTGACGACGACGTCCCCCGGCGCACGGCCGAGCCCGAGATCGACGAGCGGCTCACCGCACCCGAGCGGGAGGCGCTGGCGAAGGCCGACCGCGACCTGGTCGCGGCCCTGCACGAGGTCGTCTACCAGCGCGCCTCCGACCTCCACATCACGGTGGGCGCCCCGCCCATGGTGCGCGTCGACGGCGGCCTGCGGCCCGCGGCATCGATAGAGTCGTGGAACCACGAGCGCACGCGCGAGGCGCTCATGAGCCTCCTCACCGATCCGCAGCGCGAGCGGTTCGAGCGCGAGCACGAGCTGGACTTCGCGTTCACCATCTCGGCGAACGCGCGCTTCCGCGTCAACCTCTACCAGCAGCGCGGGTCGTACGGCGGAGCGTTCCGCCTGATCCCGACCGAGATCAAGCAGCTCGCCGAGCTGGGGGTGCCGGATGCCGTCGGCATGTTCTCGACCCTCCCGCGCGGGCTCGTGCTCGTCACCGGCCCGACCGGCTCCGGCAAGTCGACGACGCTCGCGGCGCTGATCGACCTGGTCAACTCCTCGCGCGCCGATCACATCGTGACCGTCGAGGACCCCATCGAGTTCATGCACGTGCACAAGAAGTCGATCGTGAACCAGCGCGAGGTCGGCCACGACACCCACAGCTTCAACAACGCGCTGAAGCACGTGCTGCGGCAGGACCCCGACGTGATCCTGATCGGCGAGCTGCGCGACCTGGAGACCATCTCCGTCGCCCTCACCGCCGCCGAGACCGGCCACCTCGTCTTCGCGACCCTGCACACGCAGGACGCGCCGCAGACCATCGACCGCGTGATCGACGTGTTCCCACCGCATCAGCAGGACCAGGTGCGCGCGCAGCTCGCCGGCACGCTGCAGGGCGTCGTGTCGCAGACCCTGATCAAGCGCGCCAGCGGTCGCGGCCGGGTCGTGGCGACCGAGATCCTGGTGATGAGCCCGGCGATCGCGAACGTCATCCGCGAGGGCAAGACCTACCAGATCGCCTCGATGATGCAGGCCGGGCGGGAGTCGGGGATGCGGACCATGGACCAGCACCTCGCCGAGCTGGTCAACGCGGGCGTGATCACCCGCCGCGCGGCCATGGAGAAGGCGCACGACAAGGAGGGGATCGCCCGGCTGATCCAGCGGGTGGAGTCGCCCACCGAGGCCTCCGCCGCCGCCATCGCCGCGAGCGGGCCCGACTTCGGCGACAGCTACTCCGGGACGGTGGGCTAG
- a CDS encoding GspE/PulE family protein yields MASMTEILILHGHLPIEYLDGVQGDPASDESVVRELMSSGAITPQQLARARAAQSGLPFVELTDYPVDRAAVSLIPGAICRRHTVLPIAVREGAVILAMADPGNVFAIDDVRAASRLSVAPAVADETDLLAAIDRWIRADDELSDLTSTLEEESAPVEEAGAADAIDDDAPIVRFVNLLVSQAIQDHASDIHIEPAEHEVRVRYRIDGVLHAMPPAPKAIQNGVISRLKIMSDIDIAERRKPQDGRMSVVHGGRQIDLRVATLPTVWGEKVVMRILDNTNTGMTLRDLNLLDRNFEVYRASYSKPYGMILITGPTGSGKSTTLYTTLNAVARPEINVITVEDPVEYRMPGINQVQVNPKAGLTFASALRSILRSDPDVVLLGEIRDHETAQIAIEASLTGHLVLSTLHTNDAPSAVTRLTEMEIEPFLVGSALDCVVAQRLARRLCERCKRPGEQGVEELRRLRFAVPDDQPLPPIFVPVGCPTCSGTGYRGRIAVHEVMAVTEQIERLAVQRASSADIGRVAREQGMLTLREDGWEKVKLGLTSVEEILRVVA; encoded by the coding sequence GTGGCGTCCATGACCGAGATCCTGATCCTGCACGGCCATCTGCCCATCGAGTACCTCGACGGCGTCCAGGGCGACCCGGCGTCCGACGAGTCCGTCGTCCGCGAGCTGATGTCCAGCGGTGCGATCACGCCGCAGCAGCTGGCGCGCGCCCGCGCGGCCCAGTCCGGCCTCCCCTTCGTCGAGCTCACGGACTACCCGGTCGACCGGGCGGCCGTCTCCCTCATCCCTGGTGCGATCTGCCGCCGGCACACCGTGCTCCCGATCGCCGTGCGCGAGGGCGCCGTGATCCTCGCCATGGCGGACCCCGGCAACGTGTTCGCCATCGACGACGTGCGCGCCGCCTCCCGCCTCTCCGTCGCGCCGGCCGTCGCGGACGAGACGGACCTCCTCGCCGCCATCGACCGCTGGATCCGCGCCGACGACGAGCTCTCCGACCTGACCAGCACGCTCGAGGAGGAGAGCGCTCCGGTCGAGGAGGCGGGGGCGGCCGACGCGATCGACGACGACGCCCCGATCGTGCGGTTCGTGAACCTGCTGGTCAGCCAGGCCATCCAGGATCACGCCTCCGACATCCACATCGAGCCGGCCGAGCACGAGGTGCGGGTGCGGTACCGCATCGACGGCGTGCTGCACGCCATGCCGCCTGCGCCGAAGGCCATCCAGAACGGCGTCATCTCGCGGCTCAAGATCATGAGCGACATCGACATCGCCGAGCGCCGCAAGCCGCAGGACGGCCGCATGTCGGTCGTGCACGGCGGCCGTCAGATCGACCTGCGCGTGGCCACGCTGCCGACGGTGTGGGGCGAGAAGGTCGTCATGCGCATCCTCGACAACACGAACACCGGCATGACCCTGCGCGACCTCAACCTGCTCGACCGCAACTTCGAGGTCTACCGGGCGTCGTACTCGAAGCCGTACGGGATGATCCTGATCACCGGCCCGACCGGCTCCGGCAAGTCGACCACGCTCTACACGACCCTGAACGCCGTCGCACGGCCCGAGATCAACGTGATCACGGTGGAGGACCCGGTCGAGTACCGCATGCCCGGCATCAACCAGGTGCAGGTCAACCCGAAGGCCGGCCTGACGTTCGCGAGCGCGCTGCGCAGCATCCTCCGCTCCGACCCGGATGTGGTGCTGCTGGGCGAGATCCGCGACCACGAGACCGCGCAGATCGCCATCGAGGCGTCGCTGACCGGCCACCTCGTGCTCTCGACCCTGCACACCAACGATGCGCCCAGCGCGGTGACCCGGCTGACCGAGATGGAGATCGAGCCGTTCCTCGTGGGCTCGGCGCTCGACTGCGTGGTCGCGCAGCGTCTGGCGCGGCGGCTCTGCGAGCGCTGCAAGCGGCCGGGGGAGCAGGGGGTGGAGGAGTTGCGGAGGCTGCGCTTCGCCGTCCCGGACGACCAGCCCCTGCCACCGATCTTCGTGCCCGTCGGCTGCCCGACCTGCTCCGGCACCGGGTACCGCGGCCGGATCGCGGTGCACGAGGTCATGGCGGTGACGGAGCAGATCGAGCGGCTCGCGGTGCAGCGGGCGTCGAGCGCCGACATCGGTCGCGTGGCGCGCGAGCAGGGCATGCTCACGCTGCGCGAGGACGGTTGGGAGAAGGTCAAGCTCGGGCTGACCTCGGTGGAAGAGATCCTGCGAGTGGTGGCATAG
- a CDS encoding DNA-directed RNA polymerase subunit beta' has translation MLESTTFDELRIGLATADDIRRWSYGEVKKPETINYRTLKPEKDGLFGEQIFGPSRDWECSCGKYKRVRFKGIVCERCGVEVTKSSVRRERMGHIELAAPVTHIWYFKGVPSRLGYLLDMAPKDLEKVIYFAAYMVIEVDEDGRHADLPGLENELRLEIKTLSDQRDARVAERLQRLETDLAALEEEGAKADQKRRVKDTAEKEMGQLRKSFDEDIARLERVWESFRTLKVGDLKPEDADFNELVDRYGLYFEAYMGAEAIKRRLQAFDLNAEADLLREQIATGKGQKKIRAIKRLRVVSSFLATGNSPAAMVLDVVPVIPPELRPMVQLDGGRFATSDLNDLYRRVINRNNRLRRLLDLGAPEIIVNNEKRMLQEAVDALFDNGRRGRPVTGTGNRALKSLSDMLKGKQGRFRQNLLGKRVDYSGRSVIIVGPQLKLHQCGLPKQMALELFKPFVIKRLIDLSHAQNIKAAKRMVERSRPQVWDVLEEIIRERPVLLNRAPTLHRLGIQAFEPQLVEGKAIQLHPLVCAAFNADFDGDQMAVHLPLSVEAQAEARILMLASNNILKPSDGRPVTLPSQDMIIGLHHLTTVREGAEGEGRAFSSVSEAILAKDQGTLHLNAKVKIRLDNYVPSDAADTGTEPVTAIVETTLGRALFNEALPADYPYVEAVADKGTISSIVNALAERYPKVEVAAALDRIKDAGFYWGTRSGVTVSLSDILTPPNKAQIVSGYEQKAAKINAEFEKGLTTDLERRQELVKIWTEATNEVAEAMRANFPEDNTINRMVTSGARGNWLQVRNIAGMRGLVNNPKGEIIPRPIISSYREGLSVAEYFIATHGARKGLADTALRTADSGYLTRRLVDVSQDVIIREDDCGTTKGLDLPIATVGADGTLTRDPNVENSVFARTLAADAVGSNGDVVAKAGDDVGDVLIDKLVAAGVTDIKVRSVLTCESAVGVCAACYGRSLATGKLVDIGEAVGIIAAQSIGEPGTQLTMRTFHTGGSASADDITQGLPRVQELFEARTPKGASPIAEAAGRIIIEETDKSRKVILTPDNGDEPHVYPVLKRSTLLVEDGQHVELGQQLIVGTVDPKEVLRVKGVREVQKHLVGGVQGVYRSQGVPIHDKHIEVIVRQMLRKVTVVDHGDTDLLPGELVDRSRYNEINRAALQEGKKTASARQEVMGITKASLATESWLSAASFQETTRVLTQAAMEGKSDPLIGLKENVIIGKLIPAGTGLSRYRNVSVEATEEAKAERYPNRIFADDSAFSENDLSFVDFDSFSSDDYTPGTYN, from the coding sequence TTGCTCGAGTCAACAACTTTTGACGAGCTGCGTATCGGCCTGGCCACCGCTGACGACATCCGTCGCTGGAGCTACGGCGAGGTCAAGAAGCCCGAGACGATCAACTACCGCACCCTGAAGCCCGAGAAGGACGGCCTCTTCGGCGAGCAGATCTTCGGCCCGTCGCGGGACTGGGAGTGCTCGTGCGGCAAGTACAAGCGCGTCCGCTTCAAGGGCATCGTGTGCGAGCGCTGCGGCGTGGAGGTCACCAAGTCCTCCGTCCGTCGTGAGCGCATGGGCCACATCGAGCTCGCCGCCCCGGTCACGCACATCTGGTACTTCAAGGGTGTGCCCAGCCGTCTCGGCTACCTGCTCGACATGGCGCCGAAGGACCTCGAGAAGGTCATCTACTTCGCCGCCTACATGGTGATCGAGGTCGACGAGGACGGCCGTCACGCCGACCTCCCGGGCCTCGAGAACGAGCTGCGCCTCGAGATCAAGACGCTGTCCGACCAGCGCGACGCCCGCGTCGCCGAGCGTCTGCAGCGCCTCGAGACCGACCTCGCCGCCCTGGAGGAGGAGGGTGCCAAGGCCGACCAGAAGCGTCGCGTCAAGGACACCGCCGAGAAGGAGATGGGCCAGCTCCGCAAGTCCTTCGACGAGGACATCGCCCGCCTGGAGCGCGTGTGGGAGTCGTTCCGCACCCTCAAGGTCGGCGACCTCAAGCCTGAGGACGCGGACTTCAACGAGCTCGTCGACCGCTACGGCCTGTACTTCGAGGCCTACATGGGCGCCGAGGCGATCAAGCGCCGCCTGCAGGCCTTCGACCTGAACGCCGAGGCCGACCTGCTCCGCGAGCAGATCGCCACCGGCAAGGGTCAGAAGAAGATCCGTGCGATCAAGCGCCTGCGCGTGGTGTCGTCGTTCCTCGCGACCGGCAACTCGCCGGCCGCGATGGTCCTCGACGTGGTCCCGGTCATCCCGCCGGAGCTGCGCCCGATGGTCCAGCTCGACGGCGGCCGCTTCGCGACCTCCGACCTGAACGACCTGTACCGCCGCGTGATCAACCGCAACAACCGCCTCCGTCGTCTGCTCGACCTCGGCGCGCCCGAGATCATCGTGAACAACGAGAAGCGCATGCTGCAGGAGGCCGTCGACGCGCTGTTCGACAACGGCCGCCGCGGTCGTCCCGTCACGGGCACCGGCAACCGCGCGCTCAAGTCCCTCAGCGACATGCTGAAGGGCAAGCAGGGCCGGTTCCGCCAGAACCTGCTCGGCAAGCGCGTGGACTACTCGGGCCGTTCGGTCATCATCGTGGGTCCGCAGCTCAAGCTGCACCAGTGCGGTCTGCCCAAGCAGATGGCGCTGGAGCTGTTCAAGCCGTTCGTGATCAAGCGCCTGATCGACCTGAGCCACGCTCAGAACATCAAGGCCGCCAAGCGCATGGTCGAGCGTTCGCGCCCGCAGGTGTGGGACGTGCTCGAGGAGATCATCCGCGAGCGCCCCGTGCTGCTGAACCGCGCCCCCACGCTGCACCGTCTGGGCATCCAGGCGTTCGAGCCGCAGCTCGTCGAGGGCAAGGCCATCCAGCTGCACCCGCTCGTCTGCGCCGCCTTCAACGCGGACTTCGACGGTGACCAGATGGCCGTGCACCTCCCGCTGTCGGTGGAGGCCCAGGCCGAGGCCCGCATCCTGATGCTCGCCTCGAACAACATCCTGAAGCCGTCCGACGGCCGCCCGGTCACCCTGCCCTCGCAGGACATGATCATCGGTCTGCACCACCTCACCACCGTCCGCGAGGGCGCTGAGGGTGAGGGTCGCGCGTTCTCCTCGGTCTCCGAGGCGATCCTCGCGAAGGACCAGGGCACGCTGCACCTGAACGCCAAGGTCAAGATCCGTCTCGACAACTACGTGCCCTCCGACGCGGCGGACACGGGGACCGAGCCGGTCACCGCCATCGTGGAGACCACCCTCGGCCGCGCCCTCTTCAACGAGGCGCTGCCGGCGGACTACCCCTACGTGGAGGCCGTCGCCGACAAGGGCACGATCTCGTCGATCGTGAACGCGCTGGCGGAGCGGTACCCGAAGGTGGAGGTCGCGGCCGCGCTCGACCGGATCAAGGATGCCGGCTTCTACTGGGGCACCCGCTCGGGCGTCACGGTGTCGCTGAGCGACATCCTGACCCCGCCGAACAAGGCGCAGATCGTCTCCGGCTACGAGCAGAAGGCGGCCAAGATCAACGCCGAGTTCGAGAAGGGTCTCACGACCGACCTCGAGCGTCGCCAGGAGCTGGTGAAGATCTGGACCGAGGCCACCAACGAGGTCGCCGAGGCCATGCGCGCCAACTTCCCGGAGGACAACACCATCAACCGCATGGTGACGTCCGGTGCCCGTGGTAACTGGCTGCAGGTCCGCAACATCGCCGGTATGCGCGGTCTGGTGAACAACCCGAAGGGTGAGATCATCCCGCGTCCGATCATCTCCTCGTACCGCGAGGGGCTGTCGGTGGCGGAGTACTTCATCGCGACGCACGGTGCCCGCAAGGGTCTGGCCGACACGGCCCTCCGTACGGCGGACTCGGGCTACCTGACCCGTCGTCTGGTGGACGTCTCGCAGGATGTCATCATCCGCGAGGACGACTGCGGCACGACCAAGGGCCTCGACCTGCCGATCGCGACGGTCGGCGCCGACGGCACGCTCACGCGTGACCCGAACGTCGAGAACTCGGTGTTCGCCCGCACGCTCGCGGCCGACGCCGTGGGCTCGAACGGCGACGTCGTGGCGAAGGCCGGCGACGATGTGGGCGACGTGCTCATCGACAAGCTGGTGGCCGCCGGCGTGACCGACATCAAGGTCCGCTCCGTGCTCACCTGCGAGTCGGCGGTCGGCGTCTGCGCCGCCTGCTACGGCCGTTCGCTCGCGACCGGCAAGCTCGTGGACATCGGCGAGGCGGTCGGCATCATCGCCGCCCAGTCGATCGGTGAGCCCGGAACGCAGCTGACGATGCGTACGTTCCACACCGGTGGTTCGGCCTCCGCGGACGACATCACCCAGGGTCTGCCGCGCGTCCAGGAGCTGTTCGAGGCGCGCACCCCGAAGGGTGCCTCCCCGATCGCCGAGGCCGCGGGCCGCATCATCATCGAGGAGACGGACAAGTCCCGCAAGGTCATCCTGACCCCGGACAACGGCGACGAGCCGCACGTCTACCCGGTGCTGAAGCGCTCGACCCTCCTGGTGGAGGACGGGCAGCACGTCGAGCTCGGCCAGCAGCTGATCGTCGGAACGGTCGACCCGAAGGAGGTCCTCCGGGTCAAGGGCGTCCGCGAGGTGCAGAAGCACCTGGTGGGCGGCGTCCAGGGCGTCTACCGCTCGCAGGGCGTGCCGATCCACGACAAGCACATCGAGGTCATCGTCCGCCAGATGCTCCGCAAGGTCACCGTCGTCGACCACGGCGACACCGACCTGCTGCCGGGTGAGCTCGTCGACCGCTCGCGGTACAACGAGATCAACCGCGCTGCGCTGCAGGAGGGCAAGAAGACGGCGTCCGCCCGTCAGGAGGTCATGGGTATCACCAAGGCCTCGCTGGCGACCGAGTCGTGGCTGTCGGCCGCGTCCTTCCAGGAGACCACCCGCGTCCTGACGCAGGCGGCCATGGAGGGCAAGTCCGACCCGCTGATCGGTCTCAAGGAGAACGTCATCATCGGTAAGCTCATCCCGGCCGGCACGGGTCTCTCCCGCTACCGGAACGTCTCGGTGGAGGCGACCGAGGAGGCCAAGGCGGAGCGGTACCCCAACCGCATCTTCGCCGACGACTCCGCGTTCAGCGAGAACGACCTGAGCTTCGTCGACTTCGACAGCTTCAGCTCGGACGACTACACCCCGGGCACCTACAACTGA